A window of the Syntrophus gentianae genome harbors these coding sequences:
- a CDS encoding shikimate dehydrogenase → MTFSKESDSLNPIPSPTNFREPFRLALLGHPVGHSLSPLMHAAALKFLNLAGSYEAWDVSDLKEAVEKLRKEGYRGASVTIPFKREVMALLDDLDDQARAIGAVNTLIRQGVRLMGTNTDWEGLFRALRRVTEIKGKQVVVLGAGGTARAALYGLISEGGNPVVVNRTEEQGRVLAAEFGCPFYPLTAIGELKGDVLINTTPVGMMPNTDASPVPAQVLHHFRLVADVIYNPLQTRLLREAEQAGCAVLSGVEMFVEQGAAQFRLWTAMEAPVDRMRQVVREELERREKER, encoded by the coding sequence ATGACCTTTTCTAAGGAGAGTGATTCCCTTAATCCAATCCCGTCGCCGACGAACTTCCGTGAACCGTTTCGCCTGGCCCTCCTCGGCCATCCCGTAGGGCACAGCCTTTCTCCCCTCATGCATGCGGCCGCCCTGAAATTTCTCAACCTCGCCGGCTCTTATGAAGCCTGGGACGTGTCCGATCTGAAAGAGGCAGTGGAAAAGCTCAGAAAGGAAGGATACCGGGGAGCCAGCGTGACGATACCGTTCAAAAGAGAGGTGATGGCCTTGCTCGATGATCTCGATGATCAGGCCCGTGCCATCGGAGCCGTGAATACGCTGATCCGTCAAGGGGTGCGGTTGATGGGAACAAACACCGACTGGGAAGGGCTCTTCCGGGCGCTGCGGAGGGTGACGGAGATTAAAGGAAAGCAGGTCGTTGTCCTCGGCGCCGGTGGGACCGCACGGGCCGCCCTCTATGGCCTGATCTCTGAAGGAGGGAATCCGGTGGTGGTCAACCGGACAGAAGAACAGGGCCGGGTTCTTGCCGCGGAGTTCGGCTGCCCCTTTTATCCCTTGACAGCCATCGGGGAGCTGAAAGGCGACGTCCTGATCAACACAACCCCTGTCGGGATGATGCCGAATACGGACGCCTCTCCCGTTCCCGCCCAAGTACTCCACCATTTTCGCCTTGTCGCCGATGTGATTTACAATCCCCTGCAGACGCGGCTGTTGCGGGAAGCTGAGCAGGCCGGATGTGCGGTGTTATCCGGGGTGGAGATGTTTGTGGAACAGGGCGCGGCACAGTTTCGCCTGTGGACCGCAATGGAGGCTCCGGTGGATCGAATGCGGCAGGTTGTGCGAGAGGAACTGGAAAGAAGGGAAAAGGAGCGCTGA
- a CDS encoding type I 3-dehydroquinate dehydratase, with translation MSGQSLEELRESIQNTDTRIVDLLNERAALALEIGRKKADLGMEIYDPVQEEQVYGRLAQFNNGPMPVSILSAIFGQVVAASRYLQNTLMTALLPGQDWEGLGRVKVCIPVVGPGSDEALKQISAASPLADLLELRMDLISGGNLKDLVGEIRRNPFPVKIVVTHRKGEESGLSPVAENSEREGERIAVLQEAILLGVDYVDIELSSPVALRETLKSLIGEHLGRTQLIVSCHDFSSTPSDAALEDLWRACREAGARVIKIVTFARTMADNLRVLRLIPWSLGKGQEIVAFSMGELGKISRILAPLLGAHFTFASLEKETATAPGQLTAAELFRILEILGGSGSEKGKKSEGSAEGLSAERGKTGK, from the coding sequence GTGAGCGGACAATCGCTGGAAGAACTGAGAGAATCCATTCAGAACACCGATACCCGGATCGTTGATCTGCTCAATGAAAGGGCGGCCCTTGCCCTGGAAATCGGCAGGAAAAAAGCAGACCTGGGGATGGAAATTTATGACCCGGTGCAGGAGGAGCAGGTTTATGGCCGTCTGGCACAGTTCAATAACGGGCCCATGCCGGTTTCAATCCTCTCCGCCATATTCGGCCAGGTGGTCGCCGCCTCCCGCTATCTGCAGAATACCCTGATGACGGCCCTTCTGCCCGGTCAAGACTGGGAGGGACTGGGTAGGGTTAAAGTCTGCATTCCGGTGGTGGGGCCGGGGAGTGACGAGGCGCTTAAGCAGATTTCAGCGGCTTCTCCCTTGGCGGATCTGTTGGAATTGAGAATGGATTTGATCAGCGGCGGGAATCTGAAGGATCTGGTTGGGGAAATCCGCAGGAATCCCTTTCCCGTTAAGATTGTGGTAACCCATCGAAAGGGGGAAGAAAGCGGGCTTTCGCCGGTCGCCGAAAATTCGGAGAGGGAAGGGGAACGGATCGCCGTTCTGCAGGAAGCCATCCTCCTGGGGGTCGATTATGTGGATATTGAACTCAGCTCGCCGGTTGCCCTGCGGGAGACATTGAAAAGTCTCATCGGTGAACATCTTGGGCGGACGCAGCTCATTGTGTCCTGCCACGACTTTTCTTCGACCCCCTCTGACGCCGCCCTTGAGGATCTCTGGAGGGCCTGCCGGGAAGCCGGCGCCCGGGTCATCAAGATCGTGACCTTTGCCCGCACCATGGCGGATAACCTGCGGGTGTTGCGGCTCATCCCCTGGTCCTTGGGGAAAGGGCAGGAGATTGTCGCCTTCTCCATGGGGGAATTGGGAAAAATAAGCCGGATTCTGGCCCCTCTACTCGGAGCCCATTTTACCTTTGCTTCCCTGGAAAAGGAGACGGCTACGGCGCCCGGTCAACTGACCGCTGCGGAGCTTTTCAGAATTCTGGAAATCCTGGGTGGAAGCGGATCGGAGAAGGGAAAGAAATCCGAGGGGTCAGCAGAAGGCCTTTCTGCCGAAAGAGGGAAAACGGGAAAATGA
- the aroB gene encoding 3-dehydroquinate synthase has protein sequence MNRIKIHLDKRLSESHEICIGYDFQDRIGLLIAKDFPANRYVIVTDSNVSRLYGKAFLEILRELGLTVDLLEFFAGEGSKTMETTLELTSRLLKLGLDRHSLLIALGGGVVGDMTGFVASIYMRSVPFIQIPTTLMAQVDSSIGGKTAVNLPQGKNLLGTFYQPKRIFTDLKFLETLSDEEYLNGLAEIVKYGLIDEPGFFEQLEREVPALRARNREILETVIERSCRIKKGVVEIDEQESGFRRILNFGHTLGHALEAASNFTLAHGKAVALGMIAASRISVYAGFLSPEERDRIEALIGELGLPVRIPEGLSLPDALERLAMDKKKEGSELPFILLKKIGIPFISKEVETSLLEKILGEMTS, from the coding sequence ATGAACCGGATCAAAATCCACCTCGACAAGCGTCTCTCGGAATCCCATGAAATCTGCATCGGCTATGATTTCCAGGATCGAATCGGTCTCCTCATCGCGAAGGATTTTCCAGCAAACCGCTATGTCATCGTGACCGATTCCAATGTTTCCCGGCTTTACGGGAAGGCTTTCCTCGAAATCCTCCGGGAACTGGGACTGACCGTCGATCTTCTGGAATTTTTCGCAGGGGAGGGATCAAAGACCATGGAGACCACCCTGGAACTGACCTCGCGGCTGCTGAAACTGGGCCTGGATCGCCATTCCCTGCTGATTGCCCTGGGAGGCGGCGTGGTGGGGGATATGACGGGTTTTGTGGCGTCCATTTACATGCGTTCCGTCCCGTTCATCCAGATTCCCACAACGCTGATGGCTCAGGTGGACAGCAGCATCGGCGGGAAAACGGCCGTCAACCTTCCCCAGGGGAAAAACCTCCTGGGGACCTTCTATCAGCCGAAACGGATTTTCACCGATCTCAAATTTCTGGAAACCCTTTCCGATGAGGAATATCTCAACGGCCTGGCGGAGATTGTCAAATACGGACTGATTGACGAACCGGGATTTTTTGAGCAGCTTGAAAGGGAAGTCCCGGCCCTCCGCGCCAGAAATCGGGAGATCCTGGAGACGGTCATTGAACGATCCTGCCGGATCAAAAAAGGGGTCGTGGAGATCGATGAACAGGAATCGGGGTTCCGGCGCATCTTGAATTTTGGTCATACGCTCGGCCACGCCCTGGAAGCCGCTTCGAATTTTACCCTGGCTCACGGAAAGGCGGTTGCCCTGGGGATGATCGCCGCGTCGCGGATTTCCGTCTACGCGGGCTTCCTCTCTCCGGAGGAAAGAGACCGGATCGAGGCCCTGATCGGGGAACTTGGCCTGCCTGTCCGGATTCCGGAGGGTCTTTCCCTGCCGGATGCTCTGGAAAGGCTCGCGATGGACAAGAAGAAGGAAGGGAGTGAACTGCCCTTTATCCTGTTGAAAAAAATCGGCATACCCTTTATCAGTAAGGAAGTCGAGACGTCCCTTCTGGAGAAGATACTGGGGGAAATGACATCGTGA
- the aroF gene encoding 3-deoxy-7-phosphoheptulonate synthase: MIIVMKRNATEVQIDHVVHWVESIGYKAYHSKGTEQTVVKAIGGERGGEELKYLAALSGVEKVVPIRKPYKLTSREAKAEDTIVRIGDVRVGDGTFTVMAGPCSIESEEQLLESAYIAKKGGAQILRGGAFKPRTSPYSFQGMEEDGLKLLAKAREKTGMPVVTEVVNPADVDLVEAYADILQVGARNVQNFALLKKIGQSRKPVLLKRGMMTTIEELLMSAEYILSAGNEQVILCERGIRTFETATRNTLDISAVPVLKELTHLPVVIDPSHATGHWKYVIPLSRAALAVGADGIIVEMHPQPEKAFCDGAQSLKPETFYELMEELKRMEYLLRATERVLV, from the coding sequence ATGATTATCGTCATGAAAAGAAACGCAACGGAAGTTCAGATAGACCATGTCGTTCACTGGGTGGAGTCCATCGGCTACAAGGCCTACCACTCCAAGGGTACGGAACAGACCGTTGTCAAGGCTATCGGAGGAGAGCGGGGCGGTGAGGAACTCAAATATCTGGCGGCATTGTCCGGCGTGGAGAAGGTTGTTCCCATCCGCAAACCCTACAAGCTGACCAGCCGGGAGGCCAAGGCCGAGGATACCATCGTTCGTATCGGCGATGTGAGAGTTGGGGACGGAACATTCACCGTTATGGCCGGTCCCTGTTCCATAGAAAGCGAGGAACAGCTGCTGGAAAGCGCCTACATCGCCAAGAAGGGCGGAGCCCAGATCCTGCGCGGAGGGGCATTCAAACCGAGAACTTCACCATACAGTTTTCAGGGGATGGAAGAGGATGGTCTGAAACTGCTGGCAAAAGCCAGGGAAAAAACGGGGATGCCCGTGGTTACGGAGGTGGTGAATCCTGCGGACGTGGATCTAGTCGAGGCCTATGCCGACATCCTCCAGGTGGGAGCCCGGAATGTCCAGAACTTCGCCCTCCTGAAGAAAATCGGCCAGTCGCGCAAACCCGTTCTTCTGAAACGGGGGATGATGACCACCATCGAAGAACTGCTCATGTCCGCGGAGTACATCCTGTCAGCGGGAAATGAGCAGGTGATCCTCTGCGAGCGGGGGATAAGAACGTTCGAAACGGCCACCCGCAATACCCTGGATATCAGTGCCGTGCCCGTCCTGAAAGAATTGACCCACCTGCCCGTCGTTATCGATCCCAGTCACGCGACGGGTCACTGGAAATATGTCATCCCCCTGAGCCGGGCGGCCCTGGCCGTCGGCGCCGATGGAATCATCGTGGAGATGCATCCCCAGCCGGAGAAGGCTTTCTGCGACGGGGCGCAGTCCCTGAAACCGGAGACGTTTTACGAATTGATGGAAGAACTGAAACGGATGGAATATCTCCTGAGAGCTACGGAAAGGGTGCTGGTATGA
- the trpA gene encoding tryptophan synthase subunit alpha yields MRKKSPSGWRYRKVTSRIAQTFQLLKSRGEKALVAYVTAGDPDLEKTRQILVGLKDAGVDILEIGVPFSDPTADGPVIQEAAQRALKKGATLAKILDMIEGLRKTIDLPPVVLFGYYNPIYAYGIERFAQRAKAAGVDGLLVVDLPPEEAGELRRETDAKGLDFISLIAPTTSEERMRQIARQGQGFLYYISITGVTGTAKPDTESVKKDLARIQSFTDLPLVVGFGISTPEQARAFSFLADGIVIGSAFVRLIAEFAESPDLVPQVSALARKIKEAMEE; encoded by the coding sequence ATGCGGAAGAAATCGCCAAGCGGATGGAGGTATCGTAAAGTGACGAGCAGGATTGCACAAACCTTCCAGTTGTTGAAAAGCAGGGGAGAAAAGGCCCTGGTGGCCTATGTGACGGCCGGCGACCCCGACCTCGAAAAGACCCGGCAGATTCTCGTCGGACTGAAGGATGCAGGGGTGGACATCCTGGAGATCGGGGTGCCCTTTTCCGACCCCACCGCCGATGGCCCCGTCATTCAGGAGGCAGCCCAGCGGGCCCTGAAAAAGGGGGCGACGCTGGCGAAAATTCTCGATATGATCGAAGGCCTCCGGAAGACAATCGATCTGCCGCCGGTGGTCCTCTTCGGCTATTACAATCCCATCTATGCATACGGAATCGAGCGTTTTGCCCAGCGGGCGAAGGCTGCCGGCGTCGACGGACTGCTCGTGGTCGATCTACCCCCTGAAGAAGCCGGGGAACTCCGCAGGGAAACCGACGCAAAAGGGCTCGATTTCATTTCTCTGATCGCACCGACGACTTCGGAGGAGCGGATGCGCCAGATTGCCCGCCAGGGTCAGGGATTTCTCTATTACATCTCTATTACCGGGGTGACGGGAACGGCAAAGCCCGATACGGAAAGCGTGAAGAAGGATCTGGCAAGGATTCAGTCCTTTACGGATCTTCCCCTCGTTGTCGGCTTCGGCATCTCGACGCCGGAGCAGGCAAGGGCCTTTTCCTTTCTGGCGGATGGGATCGTCATCGGCAGCGCCTTTGTGCGGTTGATTGCCGAATTTGCGGAGAGCCCTGATCTGGTGCCGCAGGTATCGGCCCTTGCCAGGAAGATCAAGGAGGCGATGGAAGAGTGA
- the trpB gene encoding tryptophan synthase subunit beta, which translates to MKGALPDKRGHFGIFGGRYAAETLMPALIELEAAYRQARRDRTFREEYARYLEDYSGRATPLYFAQRLTEALGGAKIYLKREDLNHTGSHKINNTLGQALLSRRLGKRKVIAETGAGQHGVATATVAALFGMECRIFMGEEDIRRQAPNVFRMKILGAEVIPVSSGTATLKDAMNEAMRYWVSAVRDTFYVIGTTAGPHPYPMMVRDFQSVIGREAKRQILKKEGRLPDILIACVGGGSNAMGLFYPFRKDSNVAMFGVEAAGKGMDTALHSASISGGRVGVLHGNRTFLLQDEHGQIRDAYSIAAGLDYPGVGPEHSYFSDIGRASYVTVTDEEAVEAFHTLSRYEGIIPAMESAHAVAYALKVAPTLKREQIVVVNLSGRGDKDAEEIAKRMEVS; encoded by the coding sequence ATGAAGGGTGCATTACCGGATAAACGAGGGCATTTCGGGATCTTCGGCGGGCGGTATGCCGCCGAGACGCTGATGCCGGCTCTGATCGAACTGGAAGCGGCCTACCGCCAGGCTCGGCGGGACAGGACCTTTCGAGAGGAATATGCCCGTTACTTGGAGGATTATTCAGGCAGGGCCACCCCTCTCTACTTTGCGCAGCGATTGACAGAGGCCCTGGGGGGAGCGAAAATCTACCTGAAGCGGGAGGATCTGAATCACACCGGTTCCCACAAGATCAATAATACCCTTGGGCAGGCACTCCTGTCCCGTCGGCTTGGCAAAAGGAAGGTCATTGCGGAGACGGGGGCGGGTCAGCATGGAGTGGCCACAGCAACGGTGGCGGCGCTTTTCGGAATGGAATGCCGGATCTTCATGGGGGAAGAAGATATCCGCAGGCAGGCGCCCAATGTCTTCCGCATGAAGATCCTGGGTGCGGAGGTGATCCCCGTTTCTTCCGGGACGGCGACCCTCAAGGACGCCATGAACGAGGCCATGCGGTACTGGGTTTCCGCGGTCCGGGACACCTTTTATGTGATTGGAACGACAGCCGGACCGCATCCCTATCCCATGATGGTCCGGGATTTCCAGAGCGTGATCGGTCGGGAGGCCAAGCGCCAGATCCTCAAGAAGGAGGGAAGGCTGCCCGATATCCTGATCGCCTGCGTTGGGGGAGGGAGCAATGCCATGGGGCTGTTCTATCCTTTCCGGAAGGATTCGAACGTGGCCATGTTCGGCGTCGAGGCTGCAGGCAAGGGGATGGATACGGCGCTCCACTCAGCAAGCATCAGCGGCGGCCGTGTGGGGGTACTCCATGGAAACCGGACCTTCCTGCTTCAGGATGAGCACGGACAGATCCGGGACGCCTATTCCATCGCCGCCGGTCTGGATTATCCCGGCGTCGGTCCGGAGCACAGCTATTTTTCCGATATCGGCCGGGCGTCCTACGTCACGGTGACAGACGAGGAAGCGGTGGAAGCCTTCCACACCCTTTCCCGCTATGAAGGGATCATTCCCGCCATGGAGAGCGCCCATGCCGTGGCGTACGCCCTGAAGGTGGCGCCCACGCTGAAACGGGAGCAGATCGTCGTGGTCAATCTCTCCGGCAGGGGAGACAAGGATGCGGAAGAAATCGCCAAGCGGATGGAGGTATCGTAA
- a CDS encoding phosphoribosylanthranilate isomerase: MTEIKFCGMTRLADALVAAENGADALGFIFYPGSPRYLCPEKARELIRQLPPEVIRVGVFVNESVGTVKEIQDFCALDLLQLHGDESPDYCRQFPSSGLIRAVSPRSEEDLTLLEAYPCRAILLDRREEALYGGTGRLSNWDLGVRIRKRFPLILAGGLNPGNIGEAIKTVSPHAVDINSGVESAPGIKDPDKIRSAIAEVRRISAITGSEDVPGKEPETFRIFSRMRQHDIF, from the coding sequence ATGACGGAGATCAAATTCTGCGGGATGACCCGCCTGGCCGATGCCCTGGTGGCGGCGGAGAACGGCGCGGATGCCCTTGGCTTTATCTTTTATCCAGGAAGCCCCCGCTATCTTTGCCCGGAGAAGGCCAGAGAACTGATTCGCCAGCTGCCGCCGGAAGTGATCCGGGTGGGGGTTTTTGTCAATGAATCCGTTGGGACGGTAAAGGAAATCCAGGACTTCTGTGCTTTGGATCTCCTCCAGCTTCATGGGGATGAATCTCCGGACTATTGCCGGCAGTTTCCCTCCTCCGGGCTGATCCGGGCGGTTTCCCCCCGGAGCGAAGAGGACCTGACCCTTCTTGAGGCGTACCCCTGCCGGGCGATTCTGCTGGACAGGCGGGAAGAGGCCCTCTATGGCGGGACGGGTCGGCTTTCCAACTGGGATCTGGGGGTCCGGATCCGAAAGCGCTTCCCTCTGATCCTCGCCGGCGGTTTGAATCCCGGCAACATCGGGGAAGCGATCAAGACAGTCTCTCCCCATGCCGTGGACATCAACAGCGGCGTGGAATCCGCCCCCGGGATCAAGGACCCGGATAAAATCCGTTCCGCGATTGCCGAGGTCCGCAGGATTTCGGCAATCACAGGATCAGAGGATGTGCCAGGAAAAGAACCGGAGACATTCCGGATCTTTTCGCGGATGCGGCAGCACGATATTTTTTAA
- the trpC gene encoding indole-3-glycerol phosphate synthase TrpC yields MATIFDQIFESKKADVDQLKASLPIDELRKMVKDAPSCRDFKAALAERECAVIAEVKFRSPSKGQLRTDLDPVFIAECYEENGASAISVLTDRNFFGGEKLYLNIIRRAVGLPLLRKDFILDPWQIYESRMLGADAILLIVAMLEENQLKEYLELTGTLGLAALVEVHDREELERALAAGAEIIGINNRNLKTFVTDLNTSLELSEAVPRDRIVVAESGIRTWEDIQRLMSAGISAFLIGETLMTAPDIGQKLRELLGKEVPAS; encoded by the coding sequence ATGGCAACGATATTTGATCAGATCTTTGAGTCGAAGAAGGCGGATGTCGATCAGCTCAAGGCATCGCTTCCTATTGACGAACTTCGAAAAATGGTGAAGGATGCACCGTCGTGCAGGGATTTCAAAGCCGCCCTGGCCGAGCGGGAATGCGCCGTGATTGCAGAGGTTAAATTCCGTTCTCCCTCCAAGGGGCAATTACGGACGGATCTTGATCCCGTCTTTATAGCGGAATGCTATGAGGAAAACGGGGCGTCGGCGATCTCGGTGTTGACGGATCGAAACTTCTTCGGGGGCGAAAAGCTCTATCTCAACATTATCCGCCGTGCCGTCGGCCTGCCCCTCTTGCGCAAGGATTTCATCCTGGATCCCTGGCAGATCTATGAATCTCGAATGCTGGGGGCTGACGCAATCCTCCTGATTGTTGCAATGCTTGAAGAGAATCAGCTCAAGGAGTATCTGGAACTGACCGGAACGCTGGGGCTGGCGGCCCTGGTGGAAGTGCACGACCGGGAGGAACTGGAGCGGGCCCTGGCGGCCGGGGCGGAGATTATCGGGATCAACAACCGGAACCTGAAGACCTTCGTCACGGATCTGAACACCAGCCTGGAACTGAGCGAAGCCGTCCCGCGGGACCGAATCGTCGTGGCGGAGAGCGGAATCCGCACCTGGGAAGATATCCAGCGGCTGATGTCGGCCGGCATTTCCGCCTTTCTCATCGGCGAAACCCTGATGACGGCCCCGGATATCGGGCAGAAATTACGGGAGCTGCTGGGAAAAGAGGTTCCGGCATCATGA
- the trpD gene encoding anthranilate phosphoribosyltransferase, producing the protein MIRESIAKVVEGVNLSEAEMTATMNEIMEGGATEAQIGSFMTALRMKGETVEEVTGAARSMRQKATRIDARAPVIVDTCGTGGDKMNTFNISTTAAFVVAAAGITVAKHGNRAVSSACGSADVLEALGINISAGVEIVEECVQQLGIGFLFAPKLHGAMKYAIGPRREIGIRTIFNMLGPLTNPAGANAQLIGVYDAKLTEMFAGVLKNLGARRAFVVHGSDGLDEATVTGPTRVSELKEGLISTYNIDPLDLFGQTYDGKELAGGDASTNARITRDVLTGKDGACRSIVLLNAALAIMAGEKAGTISEGLAVAAECIDSGKAAKKLQELIELSNS; encoded by the coding sequence ATGATCAGGGAATCCATTGCAAAGGTGGTTGAAGGCGTCAATCTGAGCGAAGCGGAGATGACGGCGACGATGAACGAAATCATGGAAGGCGGCGCGACGGAGGCGCAGATCGGATCCTTCATGACGGCACTCCGGATGAAGGGGGAGACCGTGGAGGAAGTCACCGGAGCGGCGCGGAGCATGCGCCAGAAAGCGACGCGCATTGACGCCCGGGCGCCGGTCATCGTGGATACCTGCGGGACGGGCGGCGATAAGATGAATACCTTTAACATTTCGACAACGGCGGCCTTTGTTGTGGCAGCGGCCGGGATAACCGTGGCCAAGCACGGCAACCGGGCGGTGTCCAGCGCCTGCGGCAGCGCCGATGTGCTGGAGGCCCTGGGGATAAATATCAGCGCCGGGGTGGAGATTGTGGAAGAATGTGTCCAGCAGCTCGGAATCGGTTTTCTCTTTGCCCCGAAGCTGCACGGCGCCATGAAATACGCCATCGGTCCCCGACGGGAGATCGGGATCCGAACCATTTTCAACATGCTGGGGCCCCTGACCAATCCGGCCGGCGCCAATGCCCAGCTCATCGGGGTTTATGATGCTAAGCTGACGGAGATGTTTGCCGGCGTGCTGAAAAATCTGGGGGCGCGGCGGGCTTTCGTCGTTCACGGTTCCGATGGCCTCGATGAAGCAACGGTTACAGGTCCGACAAGGGTTTCCGAACTCAAGGAGGGACTGATCTCCACCTACAACATCGATCCGCTGGACCTCTTCGGCCAGACCTATGACGGCAAGGAACTGGCAGGAGGAGATGCCTCCACCAACGCCCGGATTACACGGGATGTCCTGACAGGCAAGGATGGGGCCTGCCGCAGCATCGTTCTCCTCAACGCTGCGCTGGCCATCATGGCCGGTGAAAAAGCGGGAACGATTTCAGAGGGGCTGGCGGTTGCCGCAGAGTGCATTGATAGTGGGAAAGCGGCGAAGAAACTGCAGGAACTCATCGAGTTGAGCAACAGTTAG
- a CDS encoding anthranilate synthase component II yields the protein MILMIDNYDSFTFNLVQYLKQLGEEVRVYRNDEISLEEIEEMKPAAIFLSPGPCTPKEAGITVDVIRAFYRKIPIMGVCLGHQSIGYAFGAEVVRAEQLMHGKTSQVFHDGQTIFKGVPNPFTAGRYHSLIIKRDSLPDCFQITAEAEDGEIMGIRHLEFPVEGIQFHPESILTPNGKRILRNFLNRVASGEKTENPSETLLPSAACV from the coding sequence ATGATTTTAATGATCGATAATTACGATTCTTTTACATTTAATCTGGTCCAGTATCTGAAACAACTTGGCGAAGAGGTGCGGGTGTATCGGAACGATGAGATTTCCCTGGAGGAAATCGAAGAGATGAAGCCGGCGGCCATTTTTCTGTCCCCCGGACCCTGCACCCCGAAAGAAGCGGGGATTACGGTGGATGTCATCCGGGCATTTTATCGAAAGATTCCCATCATGGGCGTCTGTCTCGGACATCAGTCCATCGGTTATGCCTTCGGCGCCGAGGTTGTCCGGGCCGAGCAGCTCATGCATGGCAAGACCTCACAGGTTTTTCATGACGGCCAGACGATCTTCAAGGGCGTGCCGAACCCCTTCACGGCCGGCCGGTATCATTCCCTGATAATAAAAAGGGATTCCCTGCCGGATTGTTTTCAGATAACGGCGGAAGCGGAAGATGGTGAAATCATGGGGATTCGACATCTGGAATTTCCCGTGGAGGGCATTCAGTTTCATCCTGAATCGATCCTCACGCCCAACGGCAAGCGGATTCTGAGAAATTTCCTCAATCGAGTAGCTTCTGGAGAGAAGACGGAAAACCCTTCTGAAACTCTGCTGCCTTCAGCCGCCTGTGTTTAA